One genomic region from Pseudomonas sp. R5-89-07 encodes:
- the rplL gene encoding 50S ribosomal protein L7/L12 → MSISQDDILNAVAEMSVLQVVELIKAFEEKFGVSAAAASAGPAVAAVAAEEQTEFNVMLLEAGEKKVNVIKAVRELTGLGLKEAKAVVDGAPAQVLEAVSKDAADKAKATLEEAGAKVELK, encoded by the coding sequence ATGTCTATCTCCCAAGACGATATCCTCAACGCCGTAGCTGAAATGTCGGTTCTGCAGGTTGTTGAGCTGATCAAAGCTTTCGAAGAAAAATTCGGCGTTTCCGCTGCCGCTGCTTCCGCTGGCCCAGCTGTTGCTGCTGTCGCTGCTGAAGAGCAAACCGAATTCAACGTCATGCTGCTGGAAGCTGGCGAGAAGAAAGTAAACGTGATCAAGGCAGTACGTGAACTGACCGGTCTGGGCCTGAAAGAAGCCAAGGCTGTAGTTGACGGCGCTCCTGCCCAGGTTCTGGAAGCAGTGTCGAAAGACGCCGCTGACAAAGCCAAAGCTACTCTGGAAGAAGCAGGCGCTAAAGTCGAGCTGAAGTAA
- the rplJ gene encoding 50S ribosomal protein L10, which produces MAINLEDKKAIVAEVNEAAKAALSAVVADARGVTVGAMTGLRKEAREAGVYVRVVRNTLLKRAVADTEYSVLNDVFTGPTLIAFSKDHPGAAARLFKEFAKSQDKFEIKAAAFEGKFLAANQIDVLATLPTRDEAISQLMSVIQGATSKLARTLAAVREQKEAAAA; this is translated from the coding sequence GTGGCAATTAATCTCGAAGACAAGAAGGCCATCGTCGCTGAAGTCAACGAGGCTGCCAAAGCTGCTCTGTCCGCTGTCGTGGCTGATGCCCGTGGTGTGACAGTAGGCGCTATGACCGGACTCCGTAAAGAGGCTCGTGAAGCTGGCGTTTACGTACGTGTTGTACGTAACACCTTGCTCAAGCGCGCTGTTGCTGACACTGAATACAGTGTTCTCAATGACGTGTTCACTGGCCCGACTCTGATCGCGTTTTCCAAAGACCATCCAGGCGCTGCTGCCCGTTTGTTCAAGGAATTTGCCAAGAGTCAGGATAAGTTCGAGATCAAGGCAGCTGCGTTCGAGGGCAAGTTCCTCGCAGCTAACCAAATCGACGTACTGGCAACACTGCCGACCCGCGACGAAGCCATTTCGCAGCTGATGAGCGTGATTCAAGGCGCTACCAGCAAGCTGGCTCGTACTCTGGCTGCAGTTCGCGAGCAAAAAGAAGCTGCCGCAGCCTAA
- the rplA gene encoding 50S ribosomal protein L1, which produces MAKLTKRQKAIAGKIEAGKSYSFVDAAALLTELSTVKFSESVDVAVNLGVDPRKSDQVVRSATVLPHGTGKTVRVAVFTQGPAAEAALAAGADRVGMDDLAAEMKGGDLNYDVVIASPDAMRVVGQLGQILGPRGLMPNPKVGTVTPDVATAVKNAKAGQVRYRTDKNGIIHTSVGKVGFDAVKLKENVEALIADLKRIKPASSKGIYVKRVTLSTTMGPGLVIDQGSLDV; this is translated from the coding sequence ATGGCTAAGCTGACCAAGCGCCAAAAGGCTATCGCCGGCAAAATCGAAGCAGGCAAGTCCTACAGCTTTGTAGACGCTGCTGCCCTGCTGACAGAGCTGTCGACTGTCAAGTTCAGCGAGTCCGTTGACGTTGCTGTGAACCTGGGTGTTGACCCACGTAAATCCGACCAGGTCGTTCGTAGCGCTACTGTGCTGCCACACGGTACTGGCAAGACTGTACGTGTTGCTGTCTTCACCCAAGGCCCGGCAGCTGAAGCTGCTCTGGCCGCCGGCGCCGATCGCGTTGGCATGGACGACCTGGCTGCCGAAATGAAAGGCGGCGACCTGAACTATGACGTGGTTATTGCCTCCCCGGATGCAATGCGCGTTGTAGGTCAGTTGGGTCAGATCCTGGGTCCACGCGGCCTGATGCCTAACCCTAAAGTCGGCACCGTAACCCCAGACGTAGCTACTGCGGTTAAAAACGCCAAGGCTGGTCAGGTTCGTTATCGCACCGACAAAAACGGCATCATTCACACCTCCGTTGGCAAAGTCGGCTTTGATGCCGTCAAGCTGAAGGAAAACGTTGAAGCCCTGATCGCTGATCTGAAGCGTATCAAGCCTGCTTCCTCGAAAGGTATCTACGTCAAGCGCGTTACCCTGAGCACCACTATGGGCCCAGGTCTGGTCATCGACCAAGGCTCGCTGGACGTATAA
- the rplK gene encoding 50S ribosomal protein L11, with product MAKKITAYIKLQVKAAQANPSPPVGPALGQHGVNIMEFCKAFNARTQGLEPGLPTPVIITVYSDRSFTFETKSTPASVLLKKAAGLTSGSARPNTVKVGTVTRAQLEEIAKTKNADLTAADMDAAVRTIAGSARSMGLNVEGV from the coding sequence ATGGCCAAGAAGATTACCGCTTACATCAAGCTGCAAGTGAAGGCCGCTCAGGCCAACCCTAGCCCACCCGTCGGTCCAGCTCTGGGTCAGCACGGCGTGAACATCATGGAATTCTGCAAGGCCTTCAACGCCCGTACTCAGGGTCTTGAGCCAGGTCTGCCGACTCCAGTGATCATCACTGTATACAGCGACCGTAGCTTCACTTTCGAAACCAAGTCGACCCCGGCTTCGGTTCTCCTGAAGAAAGCTGCTGGTCTGACTAGCGGTTCCGCTCGTCCGAACACCGTTAAGGTTGGCACCGTCACTCGTGCTCAGCTGGAAGAAATCGCGAAAACCAAAAACGCGGATCTGACTGCAGCTGATATGGATGCAGCCGTGCGTACCATCGCCGGTTCTGCTCGTAGCATGGGCCTTAACGTGGAGGGTGTGTAA
- the nusG gene encoding transcription termination/antitermination protein NusG: MAKRWYVVHAYSGYEKHVMRSLLERVKLAGMEDGFGEILVPTEEVVEMRNGQKRKSERKFFPGYVLVQMDMNEGTWHLVKDTPRVMGFIGGTADKPAPITDKEAEAILRRVADGSDKPKPKTLFEPGEVVRVTDGPFADFNGTVEEVNYEKSRIQVAVLIFGRSTPVELEFSQVEKV, translated from the coding sequence GTGGCTAAGCGTTGGTACGTTGTGCATGCTTACTCGGGTTACGAGAAGCATGTTATGCGCTCTTTGCTAGAGCGCGTAAAGCTGGCAGGCATGGAAGATGGCTTCGGCGAAATTCTGGTTCCCACTGAAGAAGTGGTTGAAATGCGGAATGGTCAGAAGCGCAAGAGTGAACGCAAGTTCTTCCCTGGCTACGTGCTGGTACAGATGGACATGAACGAAGGTACTTGGCACTTGGTCAAGGACACTCCTCGCGTCATGGGTTTCATTGGCGGTACCGCTGATAAGCCTGCGCCGATCACTGATAAAGAAGCGGAAGCAATTCTGCGTCGTGTTGCTGACGGTAGCGACAAGCCTAAGCCGAAGACATTGTTCGAGCCGGGTGAGGTTGTTCGTGTTACAGACGGTCCGTTCGCTGATTTCAACGGTACTGTCGAAGAAGTTAACTACGAAAAGAGCCGGATCCAAGTGGCGGTGCTCATTTTCGGTCGCTCTACTCCGGTAGAGTTGGAGTTCAGCCAGGTCGAGAAGGTCTAG
- the secE gene encoding preprotein translocase subunit SecE has product MTPKAEAQSSRFDLFKWLAVVALVVVGVVGNQYYSASPILYRVLALLALAAVAAFVGLQTAKGKSFAVLVKEARTEIRKVVWPTRQETTQTTLIVVAVVLVMALLLWGLDSLLGWLVSLIVG; this is encoded by the coding sequence ATGACTCCTAAGGCTGAAGCTCAAAGCTCTCGTTTCGATCTGTTCAAGTGGCTCGCCGTAGTCGCCTTGGTGGTCGTAGGCGTTGTTGGCAATCAGTACTATTCTGCTTCGCCGATCCTGTACCGCGTTCTCGCTTTGCTTGCCCTTGCCGCTGTAGCTGCCTTTGTAGGCCTGCAGACTGCTAAAGGCAAGTCTTTCGCGGTCCTGGTAAAGGAAGCTCGCACCGAAATTCGTAAAGTCGTTTGGCCGACTCGCCAAGAAACCACGCAGACCACATTGATTGTCGTGGCTGTCGTTCTGGTTATGGCGTTGCTGTTGTGGGGGCTTGATTCCCTGCTCGGCTGGCTTGTTTCCTTGATTGTTGGCTAA